The genomic stretch gcagggttatggagaaaCAAAAAGTTAAATTTGCGCTAAATTCCAGATTTTCtgaaaaattttgcattttcaaaaCATCAGTATTAAAAaattcataaaagctgcagcaaatatttcactatattaatgttaaataaggtatcctctatcaccacagtgagtttcatgaaaaaatactgcagggttatggagaaataaaaagttaaattggcgctaaaatccaaattttctAAAAAAGTTTGCATTTTCAAAAATTCGCTATAAAAGATTCAtaaatgctgcagcagatatttcactggattattgttaaacaATGTCTCCTATCACCACAGTCagtttcatgaaataatactgcagggttatggagaaataaaaagttaaatttGCGGTAAATTCCAAATTTTCtgaaaaattttgcattttcaaaaCATCAATATAAAAAATTATCACCACagtcagtttcatgaaaaagtactgcaggattatggagaaataaaaagttaaattggcactaaaatccgaattttctGAAAAAAAGTTGCATTTTCAAAAATTCGCTATAAAAGAttaataaaagctgcagcagatatttcactggattattgttaaacaatgtctcctctatcaccacagtcagtttcatgaaaaaatactgcagggttatggagaaataaaaagttaaatttGCGCTAAATTCCAAATTTTCtgaaaaattttgcattttcaaaaCATCAGTATAAAATaattcataaaagctgcagcaaatttTTCACTAGATTAATGTTAAATAAGGtatcctctatcaccacagtcagtttcatgaaaaagtactgcaggattatggagaaataaaaagttaaattggcactaaattCCGAATTTTCTGAAAAAAATTGCATTTTCAAAAATTCGCTATAAAAGATTCAtaaatgctgcagcagatatttcactggatcatTGTTAAACaatgtctcctctatcaccacagtcggtttcatgaaaaaatattgcagggttatggagaaataaaaagttaaagTGGCGCTAAAATCCAACGTTTTTGAGAAATTTAGCATTATCAAAAAATTGCTTTGTTCCCCCATTATCCatggtaaataataataaatactacTGCACTGCTGTTAGCCATTACTGCCCTCTAGTGACCAACCATCAGATTTAAAGACAACCATGAaaagaagagacgactcaaaataatttaacattttcaatTTGAAGTTTAATGTTAATTCCATGCTGTGTTTCAGTAAGAATACAGATGGTACTTGTGGCTCTGGTGAGAATATCCAGTAGTACAAATCAGATTCACGTTACACATACTGAACAGAAGGAAGAGAGGAAACGAGAGGAAACAGGAGACAGAGTTGAGACGAGGAAACCTGAAGAGAGTCAGGGGAGTAAAGATACAGCAGGCCTCTATTTCCCAAACTGTTTTTTATATAGTGCCAATGCAAAAACTGCATTACATTACAATCAAAAGAGTGTGGAGCATTCCCctcccacgcacacacacgcacattttGTCTGTTAAAAAGCCATTACCTAACTATCTGCCATTAGCAAAAGCGCTACAGCCTCGCAGCACAATACTTGGTCCAAGGGTGGACAAGAGAAGAGGTCAGAGTGATGCCTGGAGGAGGGGGGACATtctgatgtttattttatttttgtaaaaaaaacggATGCGTTGAAGGAGTGGGTTTGGTAACCACAAAGTAAAGAGGGCACTTAGTTCTTCCTAAAAGTTTTAACGCATCCCTTTTAAACCTTCCATCACTGCTAGATTTTCCTCAATGTGATAACTGACAGAAGCATGGACATGATATagttcataaacacacacaggaaaaagtTGAACAGCAAAGTATTGTCTTTAAATAAACTCTTGCATATGTGTGTTACAAATACAGGCAAGCGTACTTGGCAACAGATGATACAGCAAagtaaagcaaaataaaaacagtaaaagaGGACTTTTAAAGGGTACAGGCTTGCAAAACGAGTCATCAAAATAAGGTAAAACACCCGCGGTTGGACATGAAGACCCGAGCGGGtactgagagaggaagaggaggaggatgtggggGGGCAGGGGAGAGGCTGGGAGATGGCGTGCATACGAGGAGAAAAAGGTGAGACAGATGGAGGGAAAGGTAGAGAGAGTGTGGGCTGTTGTATAAACCCAGTGGAAAACTGTGGCTGGGGACAGGAGCTAGTGCTGGGGAAGAGAGAaataagaggaagaggaggaggagggcttgTCTTGTGTTGTTAAGTCTCACTGGGCCTCTTCCTCCGCATCCTGCAGTGCTTCTTTGCTCTGTTCTTCACCTGCGATAAAGACAGAAATAGGGTCATTGATTAGCCGTTATTTCTCTGCACACAAGACATTTATAAAGCGACAGATCTGAGGAACTTGAAGCTATTTGTCACTGATATGGGCTCAAGCTCTGTTAACACTACAACTCCCATGATGCAACTGCATCTCTTAACCCTTTCACAGTGGGTgtctacaaaataaaagccagcaAGATTTAAACAATATTGTAGCAGGTTAGCACCAGAGCTAATTTAGCCACTCTCATAGGACAGACCAAAAACAAAAGGTCAAAAGAAGAGACTGGCAAGAAACACAACAGTGTGAGCTTAGATAATGCACAGAGGCTACATCAGACTATCAGGATCAATAGTCCCCCTTAATCAGACGACAATATTAATGGATATTCACCTGAAACATTCCTACATAGGAGAAGGACCACCATGCAGTgcattaatttaaataaatcttATATATGCTATTGTTAAGACAACAGAATTTCATGTACTGGAAAAAGAGTGTTCAACTAATGCAAAAATAATTCCAGATAAACTGCAGTCCACCACCGACTGTGTCACCATGCAGGACAGTGAGCAAGAGTTAATTCAGTGTCCTCAAAACGAGCTGTGTTCAGATTTAAGGGGGTAAAATGCCTTGTGAACCTGTGCAACTGGTTGCTTAGAAAGGTTACCATAGAGACAGCACAGCCATCCGTGTAATGAAGAATTAAGAGGCACAAATAACAAAGGCTCCAGAATCCATCATGATTAAAATAGAAACCGTAACAGTGCTCATTAGCGCCACAGCTAACTGGGATGTGAGAAAGCCGCAGGAGAcgaagcagcagcttcacatgcTTATTGCTACAGTTTACCCGTCTTGTCACACTTCAGCGAGCTGTATTCACAGGTTTTCCTAACTTTGCCTCACACAGGCATGTTCTGCTGTTAACACCTCGACGGGGTGAATTCAGTTACACTGACATgcacagtgggggaaaaaagcaggGTGTCCGCAAGCTCTTTTGTgtcatttaaagctacagtaatATACATGATCaatattttttctattttcaaGCCTCAGAACCCCCGAAAAACAAAATTGGTTAGAAAACATGACTTGATTCCGCCATTTGGTTCAAAATATGCCcacattatattttaaaattgtGATATTTTGTCACTTTATTCTTCAATGTTTTAGTTAATCAAAACTTGAAAAATAAAGCGTTTGTACGAACAAGACTAAAAACGTATGCACTCCTCTGCAAAACTAGGAGGCCATGCTCTCCAGGCTTTTTAAAGTTGACTCAAAAAGTGAGTTTCAAATCAGCTACTATTCACGCAGGTAACGGATGAGCTTCAGCGGTTTCCCCGGTGAGTTGCAAACACAGCCCTGCATGATTTAAACTTTACAGACGCCCTGGAGAGACCAAAACACACCACACTCCATCCACACATGCAGAAAacggtttaaaaaaacaaaaagctataGTGCTGTAGTCTTTGAAAGGCTCGTTTTGTGAGGACGTTAGATAGTGAGATAGGTGGAGGTGCGACAGCTGTGACAGCTGGGGTTGGAAAAACGAACACCCAAGGCAGCAGGAATAACTTACAAAATACACTTCTATAACGGAGAGGGCTGTCCTTAAGAATCTACAGAAGAATAAGGGGAGATGAAGAGTTAGAAGTGTCAGTACTGAGCCTGAGAAGAAGGAATGATGCCGCAGATGGAAGAGAAACCGCTGTGCTCAGAGGAAAGGTTAGGAAAACAACATCAGCTTATTGTTTACTGGATATTTTTCAGGGATTTCTGGACACACTTTCAATCCTTGATGAAACATTTAAGCTACAATAAAGAGCAAGTAGGAGCCAAAAGACAGCTAGTTATGCTTAAAGTATTACCCATAAATGGATAATCAAGGATGAAACCAGTAGATGTCTTTTGTGCTAGCAGTTATGATCAGTGTGCTGAGAAGAAAGGAAGAACTCTCACCGTCTCCCTGCACGTCTGAGGTCCATAGTGTCAAGTTGTCACGTAGCAACTGCATGATAAGTGTTGAGTCCTTATAGCTTTCCTCGCTCAGCGTATCCAGTTCTGCAATGGCATTGTCAAATGCTTCCTTTGCCAACCTGTCGCCAGAGAGGAAGCAAAtaacagtgtcacacacacacaggggtaaTCTGTATTATTCACACTACAGTAAATTCACCACAGACACTGATGGATTCTGTTTGCAGGAAAGGAGTGCAGCTATGTGTAAGAACACAAATTGATCTGTTCTCTGTGACAACTGCCAACTTCCAGAGAAGCATTTACAGCAACAGTGTCAAacatctgcaacacacacacgctcctgGGCTAGTTTGATTATGGACTTAAAAAAATGGCTGAAATAAGAAACTGTAAAGCAGTCTAACAGAATGGACCTCATTAGGAAAACATACTGCTGTGGCAATAAACACTCAGACCTCTGAGGAAAGGTCCTTaactttcttaaaaaaaaaaaataactcgCCTGCAAGCACGGTCCGGCGAGTTGAGGATTTCATAATAGAAAACGGAAAAGTTAAGGGCCAGTCCGAGACGAATGGGGTGTGTTGGAGGGAGTTCGATCATGGCGATGTCGCTTGCAGCTTTGTACGCTACCAAACTGTTCTCAGCTGCCTCCTTCCTGTCGTTGCCTGTGGCAAACTCTGCCAGGTACCTGTGGTAATCTCCCTTCCTGCACGAGGGAAACACAAAGAGGTCAGACACATAtcagctttcacacacacacacacacacacacagacacacacactctctaaaTCATTGAGCACTGATGGGTAACATTAGATGTGAATGAGGCTGTGATTAATATTGTTTACACTGACAGAGCCCCCAGATACTCGTTACAGGGGAATTAAGGTGTGTTTTGTGCCAGATGCTGATTGTCCAAACGGCCCAtaatgctttttaaaaaaatattacacaTGTTGGTTATTTACAAAAATTGCTTTGTAAGGAGGAAAAACTACAGAATCTCTCAATCTCTCTGAGTAACAGaggaagatgctctgcagccaCACATTTCAGACGTTGTATATTTGTTGGTTGTATTTTACAGCCTGGGGGAGAGTTTCAAGTTATTTTTCAACTGaacctctgtgctgcagttcaGCCTCTACAGTACTAAGAAATGTGAATGAAGAAGTCTATTATCATTACTGCAGACTGAGATAAATGAGGTTTTGTTTACAGCTGATAACAGATCTGTCTCCTCACAGACAGCTACATGCGCTGCAAACAATGGCTGTGACTTCAGTTCAGCTCTTCATGATTTATCCCTTTATAACTGTATTTTACTGAGCACACATGCAGCGACTGTGCCGTTACCACAGAGGTGCGCTGCACAGAAGCATTTTGATTTTCTTGCTGGTAAACAAAACGGGAAGGAACGACTTGGCATGAGTGTTGGTCGCTTACATTTTGTAGTAGAAAACCTTAGACTCTCCTGTGACAGAAGCTAAGATGAGGTGCTTGTCCAGTACATCCAGAATGTCGTTGCAGATTGATTTCAGCTCTTTCTCAACCTGCAGACCAACACAAAGCTGCGGTCAGTCAACAGTCACAGAAGTCACAGACACAATGTCAAACTTAAGATTTGATGTAATaaaactgtataaaaaaaaagttacgaTGATGCGTCTCGACTTATTTTTTACTAAACAGTCACCAGAGTCTGAATCTGACATTTTCTTACAAATACGGTTTGTAAGAAAATCATGCCGCCGGCGTCAGGATGGCTTTTCTGTGGTGCTGTGATTTAATTCCTGCTTGCAGCCTGCCTCATTATTTCCTCTCAGACAAGTGTTGGGCTGTGAAATCTCACCATTTCCTCTCAAAGTGGAGAGCTTTTCAACTCCTGCACCTATCTCTGTGAAACACTAATGTCGATAGCAGCTTCAAATTAGTTCCACTTCACTCCAGTAGCTAGGCTTTTTCATTACTGTGTCCAATTCAGAGGTTTGTGAGAATAAAACACAAGATTGTGCTCTTtacaccagcacagagttcaTCAATGTTTGTATCAAAATATTTTGGTTCTACTAGAACGTTTCAGAAACCGACCGTTTTCCTGTACTCCTGGATCATCTTTAGTTTGTCTTCGCTTTTGCCTTCTTGTTTCTGTTCGAGGCTACTGATTATCCTCCAGGAGGCTCTTCTGGCTCCGATCACGTTCTTGTACGCTACGGACAGCAGGTTCCTCTCCTCCACCGTCAGCTCCACGTCCATACTGGCCACCTTCTTCATCGACTCCACCATttctgtgagacacacacacaaagtgaaacGCATACCGTTTAATATGGCGGTGCATTAAAACAACCTATACGCAGAAAACAGTTTCGGTATTGTTGCATAACAAGAATCCCACCCTCACACGAGCGGTGAGCG from Parambassis ranga chromosome 14, fParRan2.1, whole genome shotgun sequence encodes the following:
- the LOC114446139 gene encoding 14-3-3 protein epsilon-like isoform X1, translated to MAERENLVYQAKLAEQAERYDEMVESMKKVASMDVELTVEERNLLSVAYKNVIGARRASWRIISSLEQKQEGKSEDKLKMIQEYRKTVEKELKSICNDILDVLDKHLILASVTGESKVFYYKMKGDYHRYLAEFATGNDRKEAAENSLVAYKAASDIAMIELPPTHPIRLGLALNFSVFYYEILNSPDRACRLAKEAFDNAIAELDTLSEESYKDSTLIMQLLRDNLTLWTSDVQGDGEEQSKEALQDAEEEAQ
- the LOC114446139 gene encoding 14-3-3 protein epsilon-like isoform X2 — its product is MAERENLVYQAKLAEQAERYDEMVESMKKVASMDVELTVEERNLLSVAYKNVIGARRASWRIISSLEQKQEGKSEDKLKMIQEYRKTVEKELKSICNDILDVLDKHLILASVTGESKVFYYKMKGDYHRYLAEFATGNDRKEAAENSLVAYKAASDIAMIELPPTHPIRLGLALNFSVFYYEILNSPDRACRLAKEAFDNAIAELDTLSEESYKDSTLIMQLLRDNLTLWTSDVQGDDS